A single Nisaea sp. DNA region contains:
- a CDS encoding efflux RND transporter permease subunit: protein MHALIDAALHRSRTTLMVLVLILISGAVAYVTIPKEADPDVNIPIVYVSMKHDGISPEDAERLLLKPMESELRGIEGVKEMRATAFEGGANVTLEFTAGFDADQAMLDVREKVDLAKPELPEETDEPTVHEVNVSLFPILVVTLSGELPERTMLHLARTLRDEIEGITSVLEAKLTGEREELVEIIIDPLRLDSYNIDASSVLEIVARSNQLVAAGTLDTGNGRFPIKVPGLYENLQDILDQPIKTNGDAVVRVRDIAYVERGFKDRETHARLEGKPAIGIEVTKRIGTNVIETVENVRAIVAETQKTWPAGVTATFSQDKSGQIRTMLTDLRNNVLSAVLLVMIVIVGALGYRSAALVGIAIPGSFLLGILTLSSLGLTVNIVVLFSLILAVGMLVDGAIVVTEYADRKLSEGLDRRIAYSEAAKRMAWPIIASTATTLAAFLPLLFWPGVVGEFMKFLPITLIATLTASLFMALLFVPALGSIFGKSGAQTEESRESLAAMENGDLNKVRGFTGGYLKVLKLALTNPGKVILAAAALLVGVQYYYANHGNGVEFFPEVEPDNAMIHVHARGNMSTAEKARLVFEIEKEVLDVGGFKSVYTFVGEKEGGGQDLAEDVVGTIQVEFDDWQSRAPADEILAEISERAKAYPGIFVETAKEEGGPPTGKAVQVQLRSVYPDRLTEATEMVRAQFDRMVGLQNIEDDRHIPGIEWQIAVDRAQAAKFGADIALIGSYVQLVTRGLKISDYRPNDSDEEIDIVVRYPRPSRRLDQFLAIRMMTDKGLVPLRNFVSWSPQAKVGTIKRSDARQVMAVKADVLPGVLADEKVKELTAWLDKTELPNGVTYKFKGEDEEQKAAEAFLGKAFGVALFIMAIILVTQFNSFYSAFLILSAVIMSTIGVMIGLMITGQPFGIVMSGIGVIALAGIVVNNNIVLIDTFDALKTTTGSTMEAVLRTGAQRLRPVMLTTVTTMLGLLPMVFQLNIDLFTREISVGAPSTQWWVALASAIVFGMGFATILTLIVTPSALQLRGNFQDWRAARRARKAGHDQDGGYDGSVPNAAE from the coding sequence ATGCATGCGCTGATCGACGCCGCCCTGCACCGCAGCCGCACCACCCTGATGGTGCTGGTCCTTATCCTCATTTCAGGAGCGGTCGCCTATGTGACCATTCCGAAAGAGGCAGATCCGGACGTTAATATCCCGATCGTCTACGTTTCGATGAAACATGACGGCATCTCGCCCGAGGATGCTGAGCGACTTCTGTTGAAACCGATGGAATCCGAGCTGCGCGGCATCGAAGGCGTGAAGGAAATGCGCGCCACCGCTTTTGAGGGCGGCGCGAACGTTACTCTGGAGTTCACGGCCGGGTTCGATGCCGATCAGGCAATGCTGGACGTCCGCGAGAAAGTCGACCTCGCCAAGCCGGAGCTGCCCGAGGAAACGGACGAGCCGACAGTTCACGAAGTCAATGTGAGCCTGTTCCCGATCCTGGTTGTGACTCTCTCTGGCGAGCTGCCCGAGCGCACGATGCTGCATCTCGCCCGTACTCTCCGTGACGAGATCGAGGGCATCACCTCCGTGCTCGAGGCGAAACTCACCGGCGAGCGCGAGGAACTGGTGGAGATCATCATCGATCCGCTCCGCCTCGACAGCTACAATATCGATGCGTCGTCAGTGCTTGAGATCGTCGCCCGCTCGAACCAGCTGGTAGCCGCCGGAACGCTCGATACCGGCAATGGCCGGTTCCCCATCAAAGTACCCGGCCTCTACGAGAACCTGCAGGACATCCTCGATCAGCCGATTAAGACGAACGGCGATGCCGTGGTCCGGGTCCGGGACATCGCGTATGTCGAACGCGGCTTCAAGGATCGGGAAACTCATGCCCGGCTTGAGGGCAAACCCGCAATTGGTATCGAGGTGACGAAGCGGATCGGAACGAACGTCATCGAGACCGTCGAGAACGTCCGCGCCATCGTTGCCGAAACCCAGAAGACCTGGCCGGCAGGCGTTACCGCGACTTTCAGTCAGGACAAGTCCGGCCAGATCCGGACCATGCTGACCGACCTCCGGAACAACGTTCTGAGTGCCGTCCTGCTGGTCATGATCGTTATTGTCGGCGCTCTCGGCTATCGCTCCGCCGCACTGGTGGGGATCGCCATCCCGGGCTCATTCCTGCTCGGCATCCTGACCCTCTCCTCACTCGGGCTGACGGTGAATATCGTCGTCCTGTTCAGCCTGATCCTCGCGGTTGGCATGCTTGTCGACGGTGCCATCGTGGTGACCGAATATGCGGACCGGAAACTGTCTGAAGGACTGGATCGGCGCATCGCTTATTCGGAAGCTGCCAAACGCATGGCCTGGCCGATCATCGCCTCGACCGCGACGACTCTTGCCGCCTTCCTGCCGTTGCTGTTCTGGCCGGGTGTGGTCGGCGAGTTCATGAAATTCCTGCCTATAACCCTGATCGCGACCCTCACCGCCTCCCTCTTTATGGCCCTGCTGTTTGTCCCGGCCCTCGGATCGATCTTCGGCAAGTCCGGGGCCCAGACCGAAGAAAGCCGGGAATCTCTGGCAGCCATGGAGAATGGCGACCTGAACAAGGTCAGGGGCTTTACCGGCGGCTATCTGAAAGTCCTGAAACTCGCGCTGACCAATCCCGGAAAGGTGATACTGGCCGCAGCCGCATTGCTGGTCGGAGTGCAGTATTATTACGCCAATCACGGCAACGGGGTGGAGTTTTTCCCCGAGGTCGAGCCAGACAACGCGATGATCCACGTCCATGCCCGCGGCAACATGTCGACGGCCGAGAAGGCGCGCCTCGTCTTCGAGATCGAGAAAGAAGTCCTCGATGTCGGCGGCTTCAAATCCGTCTACACATTCGTCGGCGAAAAGGAGGGCGGCGGTCAGGATCTGGCCGAGGATGTCGTCGGCACTATTCAGGTCGAATTCGACGACTGGCAGAGTCGTGCCCCCGCCGACGAAATCCTGGCCGAGATCTCCGAACGCGCCAAAGCCTATCCCGGCATTTTCGTCGAAACCGCCAAGGAAGAAGGCGGCCCGCCAACCGGCAAAGCGGTGCAGGTCCAGCTTCGGTCTGTCTATCCCGACCGCCTGACCGAGGCGACAGAGATGGTCCGGGCACAGTTCGACCGCATGGTCGGACTGCAGAATATCGAGGATGACCGGCATATCCCCGGCATCGAGTGGCAAATTGCCGTCGACCGGGCCCAGGCTGCGAAGTTCGGGGCAGACATCGCCCTGATCGGCAGCTACGTACAGCTCGTCACCCGCGGCCTCAAGATCAGCGACTACCGGCCGAACGACAGCGACGAGGAAATCGACATTGTCGTCCGCTATCCCCGCCCGTCCCGTCGCCTCGACCAGTTCCTCGCGATCCGGATGATGACGGACAAGGGCCTGGTTCCCTTGCGGAACTTCGTCTCCTGGTCGCCACAGGCCAAGGTCGGGACCATCAAGCGCTCCGACGCCCGTCAGGTCATGGCGGTGAAGGCAGACGTGCTGCCCGGTGTGCTGGCGGACGAAAAGGTCAAGGAACTGACCGCCTGGCTGGACAAGACCGAACTGCCAAATGGCGTGACCTATAAGTTCAAAGGGGAGGACGAGGAGCAGAAGGCTGCCGAGGCTTTCCTCGGCAAGGCTTTCGGAGTCGCGCTGTTCATCATGGCGATCATCCTGGTCACCCAGTTCAACAGCTTCTACAGCGCCTTCCTGATCCTGAGCGCCGTGATCATGTCGACTATCGGCGTGATGATCGGATTGATGATCACGGGGCAGCCCTTCGGTATTGTGATGAGCGGCATCGGCGTGATCGCGCTGGCCGGTATCGTGGTTAACAACAATATCGTGCTGATCGATACGTTCGACGCCCTGAAGACAACCACTGGCAGCACCATGGAAGCGGTCTTGCGCACCGGTGCCCAGCGCCTTCGTCCGGTGATGCTGACCACCGTCACGACGATGCTCGGCCTGCTGCCGATGGTGTTCCAGCTGAATATCGATCTGTTCACGCGGGAGATCTCGGTCGGGGCACCCTCGACCCAATGGTGGGTGGCGCTGGCCTCGGCCATCGTCTTCGGCATGGGCTTCGCCACGATCCTGACGCTGATCGTTACCCCTTCAGCGTTGCAGCTTCGGGGTAATTTCCAGGACTGGCGCGCGGCGCGGCGGGCCCGCAAAGCGGGACACGATCAGGATGGCGGTTATGACGGCAGCGTCCCCAACGCCGCTGAATAG
- a CDS encoding efflux RND transporter periplasmic adaptor subunit — translation MRINYSILLATVIAIGTGAWILSGQFANGARTEGEDVAETKTAAPASEMAAVRVRESIAEPYRSAVVITGRTAPSREIELKAQILGKVVALGAKDGDHVKKGAPIIRFDPEDREARRQMAKARIVQRETQFNAADKLANKGFQAQTTRAETFADLQEAKAELAKIEEEIRRLTISAPFDAVLDDVYVELGDVLQSGDPVAALFDLDPILVVAQVSEQERIKLAVGQPGKAKLLDGTDLTGTIRYISAAADSETRTFRVELEVPNPDRNLELGITAGVILPLPEVTAHKLTAGVFTLNDDGQLGVMTVDASNTVRFNKVNVLDSDADWAYVTGLPERALLISVGQEFVSDGETVRAVPESAVGTDAAKAS, via the coding sequence ATGAGAATCAACTATTCCATCCTGCTGGCCACTGTCATCGCCATCGGAACCGGCGCATGGATTTTGTCAGGCCAGTTCGCAAACGGGGCCCGGACGGAAGGCGAGGACGTCGCGGAGACCAAAACCGCAGCACCTGCCTCCGAAATGGCCGCGGTGCGCGTCCGTGAAAGCATCGCGGAGCCATACCGCTCCGCCGTGGTGATCACCGGCCGGACAGCCCCCTCCCGAGAGATCGAGTTGAAAGCGCAGATCCTCGGCAAGGTCGTCGCGCTCGGCGCGAAAGACGGCGACCATGTCAAGAAAGGCGCTCCGATTATCCGCTTCGACCCTGAGGACCGGGAAGCCAGACGGCAGATGGCGAAAGCCCGGATCGTGCAGCGCGAAACCCAGTTCAATGCCGCCGACAAGCTCGCCAACAAGGGCTTTCAGGCACAAACCACCCGCGCCGAAACCTTTGCGGACCTGCAGGAGGCCAAGGCCGAACTCGCCAAGATCGAAGAGGAAATCCGGCGCCTTACAATTTCAGCTCCATTCGATGCCGTACTCGACGATGTCTATGTAGAACTTGGCGATGTCTTGCAGAGCGGCGATCCGGTCGCCGCCCTCTTCGATCTCGACCCGATACTCGTCGTCGCCCAGGTCTCCGAGCAGGAGCGAATCAAACTCGCGGTCGGGCAGCCTGGTAAAGCGAAATTGCTCGACGGAACGGACCTGACCGGAACCATCCGCTACATCTCCGCCGCCGCCGATTCTGAAACCCGGACGTTCCGGGTGGAACTCGAGGTTCCGAACCCGGATCGGAATCTGGAACTCGGCATCACGGCCGGTGTCATCCTTCCGCTGCCGGAAGTTACCGCACACAAACTGACCGCCGGCGTGTTCACGCTGAACGATGATGGCCAGCTCGGGGTCATGACAGTCGATGCGTCCAACACCGTCCGCTTCAACAAGGTGAATGTGCTCGACAGCGATGCGGACTGGGCCTACGTCACCGGCCTGCCGGAGCGCGCCCTATTGATCTCCGTCGGTCAGGAATTCGTCTCCGATGGCGAGACCGTGCGGGCCGTCCCGGAATCCGCCGTCGGTACCGACGCCGCCAAAGCAAGCTGA
- a CDS encoding PadR family transcriptional regulator encodes MDVKTLCLAVLSRRDATGYEIRKQFAEGPFAHFQKASLGAIYPALTRAAREDLVTVTEEAQDGRPDKKVYSLTEAGRTALRKACEIEPEPDQVRSDLFFLLFFARYQTPEKIARLIDERIAFYDAQQCELDEFNPNCAADPGMNFVRGLGSSVYRAAADYMRANRDTLLAQLSAETRHAAE; translated from the coding sequence ATGGATGTAAAGACTCTCTGTCTCGCGGTACTCAGCCGACGGGACGCAACCGGCTACGAGATCCGCAAGCAATTCGCGGAAGGCCCGTTCGCGCACTTTCAGAAGGCCTCGCTTGGCGCCATCTATCCAGCCCTGACGCGCGCCGCCAGAGAAGATCTTGTGACAGTGACCGAAGAAGCGCAGGACGGCCGGCCGGACAAGAAAGTCTATTCCCTGACCGAGGCTGGCAGGACGGCCCTACGTAAGGCATGCGAGATCGAACCGGAGCCGGACCAGGTTCGTTCCGATCTGTTTTTCCTGCTCTTCTTCGCCCGCTATCAGACACCAGAGAAAATCGCGCGTCTGATCGATGAGCGGATCGCGTTCTACGATGCCCAGCAATGCGAGCTCGATGAGTTCAACCCGAACTGCGCCGCCGACCCCGGCATGAATTTCGTCCGAGGTCTCGGCAGTTCGGTCTATCGCGCCGCCGCCGACTATATGCGGGCCAATCGCGACACGCTTCTGGCCCAGCTCAGCGCGGAGACGCGACATGCCGCTGAGTGA
- a CDS encoding SDR family NAD(P)-dependent oxidoreductase, whose protein sequence is MSETALIVGAGAGLSASLARLFSANDMKVALAARDTDKLAGLASETGALTQACDVADKTSVANLFDWMDGALGSPDIVVFNASKRARGPIVDLDPDEVLAATTVTCHGAFLVAQQAARRMLKAGHGTILLTGASAGVKGYPQSAPFAMGKFGLRGLAQSMARELHPQNIHIGHFVIDGGIRTANEQREKPGEDKLLDPDAIAESYLQFHRQPRSSWAWEIELRPWKETF, encoded by the coding sequence AAACGACATGAAGGTCGCACTGGCGGCCCGTGACACGGACAAGCTTGCCGGTCTGGCGTCGGAGACCGGCGCCCTGACGCAGGCTTGCGATGTTGCCGACAAGACCAGCGTCGCCAACCTGTTCGACTGGATGGATGGCGCGCTCGGCAGCCCTGACATTGTCGTGTTCAATGCTTCGAAGCGAGCTCGCGGGCCGATTGTAGATCTCGATCCGGATGAGGTCCTCGCCGCTACGACAGTCACCTGTCACGGCGCGTTCCTGGTCGCCCAGCAAGCAGCGAGACGCATGCTGAAGGCCGGGCACGGGACGATCCTGCTGACCGGCGCGTCGGCTGGGGTCAAGGGCTACCCGCAATCCGCGCCATTCGCGATGGGCAAATTCGGGCTGCGCGGTCTCGCGCAATCCATGGCGCGGGAGCTGCATCCGCAGAACATTCATATCGGCCATTTCGTAATCGATGGCGGGATCCGGACCGCGAACGAACAGCGGGAAAAACCGGGTGAGGACAAACTGCTCGACCCGGACGCCATCGCCGAAAGCTACCTGCAGTTCCACCGCCAGCCGCGCTCAAGCTGGGCCTGGGAGATCGAACTGCGCCCATGGAAGGAAACTTTCTGA